A portion of the Eubacterium maltosivorans genome contains these proteins:
- a CDS encoding class I SAM-dependent methyltransferase, translating into MKKEIIIGDWKMPECDTEASMNMWNARAQEFAKQRAVEENDWVAALVKRHGMLPADGAFLDVGCGAGKYTVYFAKKCAEACGTDFSEEMIKSAEQRARESGTDNAFFSCDNWHTLELEKKGWNGKFDFVLANMTPAIQSAETFEKLTEASCGWCLYIHPVLRTGSVADRLKKKIFGKKPDPRYPQLQYAFNLLWEKGLFPAVEYREHNWIRSFELERAIDIFKNDLRSKRALTTGEEASIEKYLVEHAVNGIVEEEVRTTQFALYWEV; encoded by the coding sequence ATGAAGAAAGAAATCATCATCGGCGACTGGAAAATGCCGGAATGTGATACGGAAGCGTCCATGAACATGTGGAACGCCCGGGCTCAGGAGTTTGCAAAGCAGAGGGCCGTTGAGGAGAACGACTGGGTAGCCGCGCTTGTTAAGCGGCACGGCATGCTGCCGGCGGACGGCGCGTTCCTGGATGTGGGCTGTGGTGCTGGAAAGTATACGGTCTATTTTGCAAAAAAATGCGCCGAGGCCTGCGGGACTGACTTTTCAGAGGAAATGATTAAGAGCGCTGAGCAGCGGGCCAGAGAGTCCGGAACAGATAATGCTTTCTTTTCCTGTGACAACTGGCATACCCTGGAGCTTGAGAAAAAGGGCTGGAATGGGAAATTTGATTTTGTACTGGCCAACATGACTCCGGCCATCCAGTCGGCAGAAACCTTTGAGAAGCTGACCGAAGCCAGCTGTGGCTGGTGCCTGTACATTCATCCGGTTTTAAGAACCGGCTCGGTGGCAGACCGGCTTAAAAAGAAAATTTTCGGTAAAAAGCCAGATCCCCGCTACCCTCAGCTTCAGTACGCCTTTAACCTGCTCTGGGAAAAGGGGCTTTTTCCGGCTGTGGAATACCGGGAGCACAACTGGATTCGCAGCTTTGAACTGGAACGGGCCATTGATATTTTTAAAAACGACCTGAGAAGTAAAAGAGCCCTGACCACCGGCGAGGAAGCCAGCATTGAAAAATACCTGGTCGAGCACGCGGTAAACGGCATTGTGGAGGAAGAAGTCCGGACAACGCAGTTTGCTCTGTACTGGGAGGTGTAA
- a CDS encoding SLC13 family permease produces the protein MPDAIRKTNPKTLIMWICVIAAPIIVMLIPTQGVFTPQLRTFSAITLTAILLFAFNILPNFVVAVALPVSYMLLKVAEPNIAFAAWFSNIPWMFMGGFLLANVLERIGLLNRVAFWSIIKTGGTYSGILWGLAIAGIILNLIAPGKAYVPMAALSFGICKALNFEKSRESAGIMMGGFFASWFPTFFLYNPTFAIMPSLGKEVAPVQVTWIQYFINNIPFVLWLAVCIFMVIKLCKPKKQINIKDYAIQEYSKLGKVSLEEKKSLIVVSLLFIFMFTSDLHGIDVGWGFALIPLLFFIPGINVGKPVDISKINFTMAIFTTACLSIGHVANSLGIGQIIADAVLPLLQGKSVFFVIGAVWLVCVVAKIFLTPLATYATLTVPLTQIALSLGISPLVIYYTMNLSTTEILFPYQWALVLIFMGYNLTSGKDFTRIWGTKMILSFVFVLAIAVPYWMLIGLI, from the coding sequence ATGCCAGACGCTATTCGTAAAACCAACCCCAAAACATTGATCATGTGGATCTGTGTGATCGCTGCACCCATTATCGTCATGCTGATTCCCACGCAGGGTGTTTTTACCCCTCAGCTGAGAACCTTTTCCGCAATCACACTCACGGCTATTCTTTTGTTTGCTTTTAATATTTTGCCAAATTTTGTTGTGGCAGTCGCCCTGCCTGTTTCCTATATGCTGCTGAAGGTGGCTGAACCAAACATCGCTTTTGCCGCTTGGTTCAGCAATATTCCCTGGATGTTTATGGGCGGGTTTTTACTCGCCAATGTTCTGGAAAGAATCGGCCTGCTAAACAGAGTTGCTTTTTGGAGCATCATTAAGACGGGCGGTACCTACAGCGGTATCCTTTGGGGGCTTGCCATTGCGGGTATTATTCTAAATCTCATCGCACCCGGCAAGGCGTATGTTCCAATGGCCGCTTTATCTTTTGGTATCTGTAAAGCCTTGAATTTTGAAAAGTCAAGGGAAAGCGCGGGCATTATGATGGGCGGCTTTTTTGCCTCCTGGTTTCCTACGTTCTTTCTGTACAACCCAACCTTTGCGATTATGCCTTCTTTAGGCAAGGAGGTTGCTCCTGTTCAGGTAACATGGATTCAATATTTTATTAATAATATTCCGTTTGTTCTCTGGCTCGCAGTCTGTATATTTATGGTGATTAAGCTTTGTAAGCCCAAAAAACAGATTAATATCAAAGATTACGCTATTCAAGAGTACTCAAAACTTGGAAAAGTATCCCTTGAAGAAAAAAAGTCCCTCATTGTTGTTTCTCTGTTGTTTATCTTTATGTTCACCAGTGACCTGCACGGTATTGATGTCGGCTGGGGCTTTGCTTTAATCCCATTGCTTTTCTTTATTCCGGGAATCAATGTAGGCAAGCCTGTTGATATCAGTAAAATCAATTTTACTATGGCCATCTTCACCACCGCGTGTCTGTCCATTGGTCATGTCGCAAACTCGCTGGGCATTGGCCAGATCATCGCCGACGCAGTTCTTCCACTGCTTCAGGGTAAAAGCGTATTCTTTGTTATCGGAGCTGTCTGGCTCGTCTGTGTTGTCGCAAAGATCTTCCTCACGCCGCTGGCCACCTATGCAACCTTAACGGTTCCGCTGACACAAATCGCCCTCAGCCTCGGTATCAGCCCATTGGTTATCTATTACACCATGAACCTGTCCACTACGGAGATCCTGTTCCCGTATCAATGGGCACTTGTTCTTATTTTCATGGGGTATAATCTAACCAGCGGAAAAGATTTCACAAGAATCTGGGGGACGAAAATGATCTTAAGTTTTGTCTTTGTTCTAGCCATTGCTGTTCCATACTGGATGCTTATCGGACTTATATAA
- a CDS encoding uroporphyrinogen decarboxylase family protein — protein sequence MSDQKMTSAQEKKAERTKLFEDVYSGVIPKRVPIKASMTLEAALEYSEIPVGKTLWDLDPENITAAMDRVCEFIPSDTPAVGGILKNPAVFKLLGSRGYSMGQTGYMQHTDLETLKADEYDAFIKDPYTFIVTKSLPRIFENLDTDSPRAGMILAEAMKAFYDHQAKFNAIKAPVFKKYGYFTPPAGANTLCQASFDLIGDFLRGVKGIYMDVRQRPEKIIEACEAMLPMQVKRGLPAKPHKLGEVFMPLHLGTYLRKKDFEKIYWPSFSKFIHIMAENGQTASLFCEHDWMRYLDLLQDLPENTRIQFEYGDPKVIKEKLGNKHVLSGLYPITLTKTGTKQECIDKAKEMIDIMAPGGRFIFNFDKSAMSLDTINIENYAAVIQYVAENTNYQNAGETAKGPDNNQYEKPDTTVSSFESPFYTNWRDVPKNEIETSLESTVDPLLQSYEDMLYKMIFTII from the coding sequence ATGAGTGATCAAAAAATGACCAGCGCCCAGGAAAAAAAGGCGGAAAGAACGAAATTATTTGAAGATGTATACAGTGGTGTTATCCCTAAACGCGTACCAATCAAAGCCTCAATGACGCTTGAGGCCGCACTGGAGTATTCAGAAATTCCTGTCGGCAAAACCCTCTGGGATCTCGATCCCGAAAACATAACTGCCGCTATGGACCGTGTCTGTGAATTCATCCCATCCGATACACCGGCTGTTGGCGGCATTTTAAAAAATCCCGCTGTCTTTAAGCTGCTTGGCTCAAGAGGTTACTCAATGGGACAAACTGGTTATATGCAGCACACTGATCTCGAAACACTAAAAGCAGATGAATACGATGCCTTCATAAAGGACCCCTACACCTTTATCGTTACAAAATCCTTACCGCGTATCTTCGAAAATCTGGACACCGATTCTCCAAGAGCCGGTATGATTTTAGCCGAAGCAATGAAAGCTTTTTATGACCATCAGGCAAAATTCAACGCTATTAAAGCCCCTGTTTTTAAAAAATATGGTTACTTCACACCTCCGGCAGGCGCAAATACATTATGTCAGGCATCATTTGACCTTATCGGTGATTTTTTAAGAGGTGTTAAGGGCATCTACATGGATGTCCGTCAGCGTCCGGAAAAAATTATTGAAGCCTGTGAAGCAATGCTGCCCATGCAGGTGAAAAGAGGACTTCCAGCTAAACCCCATAAGCTTGGGGAAGTTTTTATGCCGCTTCATCTTGGAACATACTTAAGAAAAAAAGACTTTGAAAAAATATACTGGCCCTCATTCTCTAAATTTATCCACATTATGGCAGAGAATGGGCAGACAGCATCGCTTTTCTGTGAGCATGACTGGATGCGTTACCTTGATCTGCTCCAGGATCTTCCTGAAAATACACGGATACAGTTTGAATACGGCGATCCCAAAGTCATCAAGGAAAAGCTCGGCAACAAGCACGTGCTATCTGGATTATACCCCATCACACTGACAAAGACCGGCACAAAACAGGAATGTATTGATAAGGCAAAGGAAATGATTGATATTATGGCTCCGGGCGGGCGCTTTATCTTTAATTTCGATAAAAGCGCGATGTCCCTCGATACGATTAATATCGAAAACTATGCTGCTGTAATCCAGTATGTTGCCGAAAATACGAATTATCAAAACGCAGGCGAAACAGCTAAAGGACCTGATAATAATCAATACGAAAAGCCGGATACCACTGTCAGTTCATTTGAATCGCCTTTCTATACGAATTGGAGAGATGTCCCTAAAAACGAAATTGAAACATCGCTTGAATCCACCGTTGATCCTCTTCTTCAATCCTATGAAGACATGCTCTACAAAATGATTTTCACAATCATTTAA
- a CDS encoding SLC13 family permease — protein sequence MNILFTLKKYFAAVNKEKWSWFVTLLVPAVIMLIPENETFTYEIKVFSAITIAAIFIFAFGYIPQLIAGLILPIFYNITNLAPTEVVFSPWTSTVPWMFMGGMILSNILMRTGLLKRIAYVLIEHAGNTYYKLLLSITLSGFIMNFLAPGESYIPMAMLTYGICAALKLGKSSTSAGIMLTGFFSSYMPKYFIYSSEINNLQTLGSTVAQTHLTFFQYFYHNIPSILWIIIIVFVTARLTKPEHGLNAVDHAQNELAQMGPMSKTEKKTALVSALVFVYFLTSGLHHLPLAWGFPLVALVFFLPGIKLGKPEDLTSVNFGMIVFIASCLSIGYVANYIGFGSLIAGLILPHLSASNVTLTLMIIWAICVVTNFALTPLAIWATYTVPFVQAAQSLGINALVIYYQMYQASCQVLFPYEWALPLFYFSFGLIKTKDYTRIFGTVMVLNFFYMLLVYIPYWRLIGLI from the coding sequence ATGAATATTCTATTTACTCTAAAAAAATATTTCGCAGCTGTTAATAAAGAAAAATGGTCCTGGTTTGTAACGCTTCTGGTACCAGCCGTTATAATGCTGATACCTGAAAACGAGACTTTTACCTATGAGATAAAGGTTTTCTCGGCCATCACAATAGCTGCTATTTTTATATTTGCATTTGGGTATATTCCTCAACTTATTGCCGGGCTCATTCTGCCTATATTTTATAATATCACAAATCTCGCCCCCACAGAGGTGGTTTTTTCGCCCTGGACGAGTACTGTCCCCTGGATGTTTATGGGCGGCATGATTCTGTCAAATATTCTCATGCGGACCGGCCTTCTTAAAAGAATTGCTTATGTGCTCATTGAGCATGCCGGCAATACTTATTACAAGCTCCTGCTCTCCATCACACTTTCTGGATTTATCATGAATTTTCTGGCACCAGGGGAGAGCTATATCCCAATGGCCATGCTCACTTATGGTATCTGCGCAGCACTGAAGCTTGGAAAATCATCTACCTCTGCCGGGATCATGCTGACGGGATTTTTCTCGTCCTATATGCCAAAGTATTTTATCTACAGCAGTGAAATCAATAACCTGCAGACATTAGGCTCAACAGTGGCTCAGACACATTTAACCTTCTTTCAGTACTTTTACCATAATATCCCCAGCATCCTATGGATTATTATCATTGTCTTTGTTACCGCCCGTCTCACAAAACCAGAGCACGGGCTGAACGCGGTAGATCACGCCCAAAATGAACTTGCGCAGATGGGGCCGATGTCAAAAACAGAGAAAAAAACAGCGCTTGTCAGCGCTCTGGTCTTTGTGTATTTCCTGACCTCAGGTCTCCATCATCTTCCTCTTGCCTGGGGGTTCCCATTAGTCGCACTGGTCTTTTTCCTCCCTGGAATAAAGCTTGGTAAACCTGAGGATCTCACTTCTGTCAATTTTGGTATGATTGTTTTCATCGCCTCCTGTCTGTCCATTGGTTACGTGGCAAACTATATTGGATTTGGCAGTCTTATCGCCGGCCTGATCCTTCCTCACCTCAGCGCTTCAAATGTTACACTTACCCTCATGATTATTTGGGCAATCTGCGTCGTTACCAACTTCGCTCTGACTCCTCTCGCAATCTGGGCTACCTATACAGTTCCTTTTGTACAGGCAGCCCAGTCGCTCGGCATTAACGCTCTGGTAATCTACTACCAAATGTATCAGGCCTCCTGCCAGGTCCTTTTTCCTTATGAATGGGCGCTTCCCCTTTTCTATTTTTCTTTTGGCTTAATAAAGACAAAAGACTATACCAGAATCTTTGGAACGGTTATGGTTCTTAACTTTTTTTACATGCTTCTGGTTTATATTCCATACTGGCGGCTAATTGGTTTGATTTAA
- a CDS encoding sensor domain-containing diguanylate cyclase: MRDKRRRSSRLLNGIIVIAAILVVIGVSFIYVKSVKGKVSEETGQYLEEVGIQSAALIKQKFDDDLENLKAAAAVIGATDLALDDDQIMEALQQTEEALKFRNVAVAALDGTAYEIKDSAVYTVDVSEKEHFRYAAVGVPTISNPTVPEDHSEESIVLAVPVYRDDAIIGVIMGRYYLSDLTELLSVNTFDGKGYSYMARRSGEVFVTSNNENADRTLKNLNTDFEDSHFEDPFALQTMQVNMLEGKSGSVSYVWNGTSRTMRYLPVGINDWYLLSVLPNEVVESRATGLVVQAAVFCCVLFGVFTVLSLYVLGNQRRKNEELRKTHQELETNEQRYEIVMAQSKDIIFEWNIKTGHIYHSDMFRQKFGFESPSENFPEAVLEAKGVPESDESVFLEIYQKIAGGAPYAEGEFRVYDNTHYPRWCRSRVSLIVDENGEPSRGIGILIDIDEEMREKEKIMEAAEKDFLTQTFNKGAAESRIELWMKENAGAQRAGLLMIDVDNFKQVNDTFGHISGDRVLREVTKKISAIFRESDVVGRIGGDEFVVLMKNIQDTEAVTKKAQEIIRIFESCRVGVQKEYCISGSIGIALFPEDGTAYKELLGKADQALYYAKAHGKNQFVYFKED; encoded by the coding sequence ATGAGAGATAAGCGCAGACGCTCCAGCCGGCTGCTCAATGGCATTATTGTTATTGCGGCAATTCTGGTTGTGATTGGCGTTTCTTTTATATATGTTAAATCCGTTAAGGGAAAAGTCTCAGAAGAAACAGGCCAGTACCTGGAGGAGGTCGGAATCCAGAGTGCTGCGTTGATCAAACAGAAATTTGATGACGACCTCGAAAATCTGAAGGCCGCCGCTGCGGTTATCGGCGCAACAGACCTGGCTCTGGACGATGACCAGATTATGGAGGCGCTGCAGCAGACCGAGGAAGCGCTTAAGTTCAGAAACGTGGCTGTGGCCGCGCTGGACGGAACAGCCTATGAGATTAAGGACAGTGCTGTCTATACCGTTGACGTTTCAGAAAAAGAGCACTTCCGATATGCCGCGGTCGGTGTGCCGACGATTTCTAATCCGACAGTGCCAGAGGACCATTCCGAGGAATCCATTGTGCTGGCTGTCCCGGTTTATCGGGATGACGCCATCATCGGCGTGATCATGGGCCGGTACTATCTGAGCGATCTTACCGAGCTTCTTTCTGTCAACACCTTTGACGGAAAGGGTTATTCCTATATGGCCCGGCGCAGCGGTGAGGTTTTTGTTACCTCCAATAATGAGAATGCCGATAGAACACTAAAAAATCTGAATACGGATTTTGAGGACTCCCATTTTGAGGATCCTTTTGCCCTCCAGACCATGCAGGTCAATATGCTGGAAGGTAAAAGCGGCAGTGTCTCCTATGTGTGGAATGGCACCAGCCGTACGATGCGCTATCTGCCGGTGGGCATCAACGACTGGTATCTGCTCTCCGTTTTACCCAATGAGGTGGTCGAAAGCCGGGCCACAGGGCTGGTAGTGCAGGCGGCGGTTTTCTGCTGTGTTCTCTTTGGTGTCTTTACCGTGCTCAGCCTGTATGTTCTCGGAAATCAGAGACGCAAAAATGAAGAGCTCCGCAAGACCCATCAGGAGCTTGAGACCAATGAACAGCGCTATGAAATCGTGATGGCCCAGTCAAAGGATATTATTTTTGAGTGGAATATAAAGACCGGGCATATTTATCATTCGGACATGTTCAGGCAGAAGTTTGGCTTTGAATCTCCCAGTGAGAATTTTCCAGAAGCAGTCCTTGAGGCCAAAGGGGTGCCCGAAAGCGATGAGTCTGTGTTCCTGGAAATCTACCAAAAAATTGCCGGTGGAGCGCCCTATGCTGAGGGCGAGTTCCGTGTGTATGATAACACCCATTATCCGCGGTGGTGCCGCTCCCGGGTCAGCCTGATTGTTGATGAAAATGGAGAGCCGAGCAGAGGCATCGGGATCCTTATCGATATCGATGAGGAAATGCGGGAAAAGGAAAAGATTATGGAAGCCGCGGAAAAAGACTTCCTGACCCAGACCTTTAATAAGGGCGCGGCGGAAAGCCGCATTGAGCTGTGGATGAAAGAAAACGCCGGCGCTCAGAGGGCTGGGCTGCTGATGATTGACGTGGACAATTTTAAACAGGTCAACGATACTTTCGGGCATATTTCTGGCGACCGCGTTCTGCGGGAGGTTACCAAGAAAATCTCCGCTATTTTCAGAGAAAGTGATGTCGTGGGAAGAATCGGCGGCGATGAGTTTGTCGTACTTATGAAAAATATTCAGGATACAGAAGCAGTGACCAAAAAGGCTCAGGAGATCATCAGGATTTTTGAGAGCTGCCGCGTCGGGGTACAGAAAGAGTACTGTATTTCCGGCAGTATCGGCATTGCCCTGTTCCCGGAAGACGGAACCGCCTATAAAGAGCTGCTGGGAAAGGCCGATCAGGCGCTGTACTACGCAAAGGCCCACGGAAAAAACCAATTTGTTTATTTCAAAGAGGACTAA
- a CDS encoding trimethylamine methyltransferase family protein: MQIANYQPVLSKTEMELIHEKSLYLLENNGEIIESDEILEICKKAGFRVEGQRVYYPREKVEAAIKQAPKDFKLRGRDGRKTFSIRDGKTKLAPALGPMNVLENGHYRPTTMKDMVDFTILHETSDLMRTVGANMLRPRDLPLSPLDNAMTRLAITLAYSTKPVQTFCEGGEISDKSFELIKQFYGGASDEDVYAMICISTASPFRLTQDTCETLLSFCRCNQLLWAQGSGMPGLTTPPTLAGTLLQGNAEKLGVITLSQTINPGNPVMYSLISMLSDLRYTSCVVATPESPYRMMAEKDMADFYGLPSLGTTGLADAKELDYQCGAEAFMMFYFAYHSNPDLVAQSLGVLDSYNTISYEKFIMDEENVQSILKLLAPVAIDEKRMKIDKILKAGPSGNYLARTDRAYREDFYRSSLYFKESSAEWMAQGRPSLEAEARKKYLDRIAEYEPGDFDQVQRKIIDQYIPKDLQIKN, encoded by the coding sequence ATGCAAATCGCAAATTATCAACCTGTATTATCAAAAACAGAAATGGAATTAATCCATGAAAAATCTCTCTATCTGCTGGAAAATAACGGTGAAATCATCGAGAGTGATGAAATCCTTGAAATATGTAAAAAAGCAGGATTTCGCGTTGAGGGTCAGCGCGTTTACTATCCCCGTGAAAAGGTTGAGGCCGCTATAAAACAGGCTCCCAAAGATTTTAAACTTCGCGGACGGGATGGGCGAAAGACTTTCAGTATCCGGGATGGCAAAACAAAGCTCGCTCCGGCCCTTGGGCCTATGAATGTCCTGGAAAACGGCCATTACCGGCCAACGACCATGAAAGACATGGTGGATTTCACAATACTGCATGAAACCAGCGACTTAATGCGGACCGTAGGGGCAAATATGTTAAGGCCGCGCGACCTGCCGCTGTCCCCCCTCGACAATGCCATGACGCGCCTGGCAATCACTCTTGCTTACTCTACTAAACCGGTTCAAACCTTTTGTGAAGGCGGCGAAATTTCTGACAAAAGCTTTGAACTGATCAAACAGTTTTACGGCGGCGCCAGTGACGAGGACGTCTATGCCATGATCTGCATCAGCACTGCGTCACCCTTTCGCTTGACCCAGGATACATGCGAAACTTTACTGTCGTTTTGCAGATGCAACCAACTCCTCTGGGCACAGGGCTCCGGAATGCCCGGCTTAACAACACCACCGACCCTCGCAGGCACCTTGCTTCAGGGCAACGCCGAAAAGCTCGGAGTCATCACCCTTTCCCAGACCATCAACCCAGGAAATCCAGTTATGTACAGCCTGATTTCCATGCTTTCCGATCTGCGCTATACCTCCTGTGTTGTGGCTACCCCCGAATCTCCCTATCGCATGATGGCAGAAAAGGATATGGCTGATTTCTATGGCCTGCCAAGCCTTGGCACCACCGGACTGGCAGACGCCAAGGAGCTTGATTATCAGTGTGGGGCAGAAGCCTTTATGATGTTTTATTTTGCCTACCATTCAAATCCGGATCTGGTCGCACAGTCTCTGGGGGTCTTGGATTCCTACAATACCATCAGCTACGAAAAATTCATCATGGATGAAGAAAACGTTCAATCCATTTTAAAATTACTGGCACCTGTGGCCATTGATGAAAAGCGTATGAAAATCGATAAAATTCTAAAAGCAGGCCCATCGGGGAATTACCTCGCGAGAACAGACCGGGCTTACCGGGAAGATTTCTACCGCTCATCTTTATACTTTAAAGAAAGCTCCGCTGAATGGATGGCCCAGGGCCGTCCCAGCCTTGAAGCTGAAGCCCGAAAAAAATACCTTGACCGCATAGCTGAGTATGAACCCGGCGATTTCGACCAGGTACAGAGAAAAATCATTGATCAATATATTCCCAAAGACCTTCAGATTAAAAATTAA
- a CDS encoding MFS transporter, with product MDFKKKRWIIILLVTISYGAVWQFPYMLETYYIPVQQAFGFTNEQIGSMMTVFGIVSVILYFPGGYLSDKFSVKALITVSYLGTAALGFCMLLIPPLPIMLVIQFGFAVTTIFTFWGAIIKFIRIMGDDSEQGKLYGLFFAFSGIFGALEGFAATALYSGLGENVTAFKALIIFFALVVAVPTLIFFVIFKEKEALPDTGSEESKVNLRDLGKVLKMPIVWIMAIVVLCAYIPKSSQSYFQPYMSEYFAVPVAWISVIAIFRQQVVRLVANPLAGWLRDKIGASSIVMRIAFVIGILAFAMVLFTPLNPALAWVIVTSLCLVSALYNISVTCSFIPISEAGISAKYTGTISGFVSCVGYSSDIWFYKVGGGMIDANGFSGYQQIFILCLVSCVVGIAATFVLKKSILKTKTSNH from the coding sequence ATGGATTTTAAAAAGAAAAGGTGGATCATCATTCTGTTAGTGACCATCAGCTACGGGGCCGTCTGGCAGTTCCCGTATATGCTGGAAACGTACTATATCCCTGTACAGCAGGCCTTTGGCTTTACCAATGAGCAGATCGGCTCAATGATGACTGTTTTTGGGATTGTTTCCGTTATTTTATACTTTCCCGGCGGATATCTCTCAGACAAATTTAGCGTTAAAGCCCTGATAACAGTCTCTTATTTAGGAACGGCAGCGCTTGGGTTCTGCATGCTGCTGATTCCTCCGCTTCCAATTATGCTTGTCATTCAATTTGGCTTTGCCGTCACCACCATTTTTACTTTTTGGGGAGCAATCATCAAATTTATCCGCATTATGGGGGATGACAGCGAACAGGGAAAACTCTATGGGCTGTTTTTCGCCTTTTCCGGCATCTTCGGCGCGCTGGAGGGCTTTGCCGCGACCGCTTTATACAGTGGACTGGGCGAAAATGTGACAGCTTTCAAAGCATTGATCATCTTTTTTGCCCTGGTCGTTGCTGTCCCGACGCTTATCTTCTTCGTCATTTTCAAAGAAAAGGAAGCCCTGCCGGATACAGGCTCTGAAGAGAGCAAAGTCAATCTTCGTGATCTTGGAAAGGTATTAAAAATGCCCATTGTCTGGATTATGGCCATTGTTGTTTTGTGCGCCTACATTCCAAAATCTTCCCAAAGCTATTTCCAGCCCTATATGAGCGAATACTTTGCTGTTCCTGTGGCATGGATTTCAGTTATTGCCATTTTCCGGCAGCAGGTGGTGCGCTTAGTGGCTAACCCGCTGGCCGGATGGCTCCGCGATAAAATCGGCGCGTCGTCGATCGTCATGCGGATCGCCTTTGTCATCGGAATCCTGGCCTTTGCAATGGTTCTTTTCACACCGCTGAATCCAGCGCTTGCCTGGGTAATTGTTACCTCCTTATGTCTGGTATCTGCACTATATAATATTTCCGTCACCTGCAGCTTTATCCCGATTTCGGAAGCGGGTATTTCTGCTAAATATACTGGAACCATCTCCGGTTTTGTCTCCTGTGTGGGATACTCCAGTGACATTTGGTTCTATAAAGTCGGCGGTGGCATGATTGACGCCAATGGTTTTTCGGGCTATCAGCAAATCTTCATTCTGTGTCTGGTTTCCTGTGTTGTCGGAATCGCAGCAACCTTTGTTCTGAAGAAATCAATCCTAAAAACAAAAACAAGCAATCATTAA